From one Deinococcus sp. QL22 genomic stretch:
- a CDS encoding DinB family protein — translation MTRPLPTDHSDFYARYVNMVPETDLLAAMRAQAPLTRAAVLAFADRPDQAYAPGKWTVRQVLGHMTDTERVFGYRALAFARGDTSPLPGFAQDDWMDSAEFGRYTLEDLLTEFEAVRVGHLSWLSHLPEAAWERRGTASGQGVTVRSLAYMLLGHERAHVEGLNERYSGRKGQRG, via the coding sequence ATGACCAGACCCCTGCCTACCGACCACAGCGACTTTTATGCCCGTTATGTGAACATGGTGCCCGAGACCGACCTGCTGGCGGCCATGCGGGCACAGGCTCCGCTGACCCGGGCCGCAGTGCTGGCCTTCGCAGACCGTCCAGACCAGGCCTATGCCCCGGGCAAATGGACCGTGCGGCAGGTGCTGGGGCACATGACCGACACCGAGCGGGTCTTCGGGTACCGGGCGCTGGCGTTTGCCCGGGGCGACACCTCCCCCCTGCCCGGCTTTGCGCAGGACGACTGGATGGACAGCGCCGAGTTTGGCCGCTACACGCTCGAGGACCTGCTGACCGAGTTCGAGGCAGTACGAGTGGGCCATCTATCCTGGCTCAGCCATTTGCCTGAGGCGGCTTGGGAGCGTCGAGGCACAGCGAGTGGACAGGGGGTCACCGTGCGGTCGCTGGCTTACATGCTGCTGGGCCACGAGCGGGCGCATGTGGAGGGGTTGAATGAGCGGTATTCGGGAAGAAAGGGGCAGAGGGGATGA